In the genome of Nycticebus coucang isolate mNycCou1 chromosome 12, mNycCou1.pri, whole genome shotgun sequence, one region contains:
- the SDR42E2 gene encoding putative short-chain dehydrogenase/reductase family 42E member 2 isoform X2 encodes MKPNPTGSSPEACKAAGQGEKSCPVCQACGSVSGPGSGVGLGSGPGPGPGAIPGSGLGPHAIPGRGSGPGIVSLGPGSGPGDVPGHRSGPSAVLEPRLGPRAVLGPGPGPNVPGRGEGSGAVPEPGTGPGTVPGPGPGLGPGPGPGSLPGAESVPWLRRGSGTGLKGSESMTAPTPALQQKTQAGPAEAPQQKVLVTGGGGYLGFSLGSSLARRGTPVILLDLRRPQWALPTGTEFIQADVRDETALYRAFEGVDCVFHVASYGMSGAEKLQKEQIESINVGGTKLVINVCVRRRVPRLIYTSTVNVVFSGKPIEQGDEDSVPYFPLDKHMDHYSRTKAIADQLTLLANGTPLPGGGTLRTCVLRPPGIYGPEEQRHLPRVASHIKRRLFMFRFGDRRTRMNWVHVSNLVQAHMLAAEALTVAKGYVASGQAYYINDGESVNLFEWMAPLFEKLGYSQPWIQVPTSCVYLAAAVMEHLHLALRPICSVPPLLTRSEVLNVAVTHTFQIAKARAQLGYAPAKFSFAEAVERYVQSTARRPRGSTTRALLRLLFGLLLLGLLALALYFLVLQPLQATVDRL; translated from the exons ATGAAGCCCAACCCCACAGGCTCCTCCCCAGAGGCCTGCAAAGCTGCAGGCCAGGGCGAGAAGAGCTGTCCTGTCTGCCAGGCCTGTGGAAGCGTCTCAGGCCCAGGGTCTGGTGTAGGGTTGGGGTCTGGGCCTGGACCAGGGCCTGGTGCTATTCCAGGGTCTGGACTAGGGCCTCATGCTATTCCAGGACGTGGATCAGGGCCTGGTATTGTTTCGCTGGGGCCTGGGTCAGGACCTGGTGATGTTCCAGGACATAGATCAGGGCCTAGTGCTGTTCTGGAGCCCAGGCTGGGACCTCGTGCTGTTTTAGGGCCTGGACCAGGGCCTAATGTTCCAGGACGAGGGGAAGGATCTGGTGCTGTTCCGGAGCCTGGGACAGGACCTGGCACTGTTCCGGGTCCTGGACCAGGTCTGGGTCCTGGGCCAGGACCTGGGTCACTACCTGGGGCAGAGTCAGTGCCATGGCTTAGACGGGGATCTGGAACTGGTCTCAAAGGCAGTGAGTCAATGACAGCCCCAACACCAGCACTACAGCAGAAGACTCAAGCTGGACCTGCAGAGGCCCCTCAGCAGAAGGTTCTGGTGACTGGAGGAGGAGGCTACCTGGGCTTCAGcctgggttccagcctggccagGCGTGGCACACCCGTCATTCTGCTCGACCTCCGCAGACCCCAGTGGGCACTGCCCACAGGGACTGAGTTCATCCAG GCTGATGTCCGAGATGAAACAGCCCTGTACCGTGCCTTTGAAGGGGTGGACTGTGTCTTCCACGTGGCCTCCTATGGAATGTCTGGTGCTGAGAAG CTACAAAAAGAGCAAATTGAGTCTATAAATGTCGGAGGCACCAAACTAGTGATCAATG TCTGTGTTCGCCGGCGGGTTCCAAGGCTCATCTACACCAGCACTGTCAATGTTGTATTCAGTGGGAAGCCCATAGAGCAGGGCGATGAGGACTCTGTGCCATATTTCCCGTTGGACAAG CACATGGACCACTACTCCCGAACCAAAGCCATTGCTGACCAGTTGACCCTCTTGGCCAATGGGACACCTCTCCCAG GAGGAGGCACTCTTCGGACATGTGTGCTCCGGCCCCCAGGGATCTATGGCCCTGAAGAGCAGAGGCACCTGCCCCGTGTGGCG AGCCACATCAAGAGGAGGCTGTTCATGTTCCGATTTGGGGACCGCAGGACACGGATGAACTGGGTTCACGTGAGCAATCTGGTGCAGGCACACATGCTGGCAGCTGAGGCCCTCACTGTGGCCAAGGGCTATGTGGCT AGTGGGCAGGCGTACTACATCAATGACGGGGAAAGCGTCAACCTCTTTGAGTGGATGGCCCCGCTG TTTGAGAAGCTGGGGTACAGCCAGCCCTGGATCCAGGTGCCTACTTCCTGTGTTTACCTGGCAG CCGCAGTGATGGAGCATCTGCATCTGGCCCTGAGACCCATCTGCAGTGTCCCTCCGCTGCTCACCCGGAGTGAG GTGCTCAACGTGGCAGTGACTCACACCTTCCAGATCGCGAAGGCCCGCGCTCAGCTGGGCTACGCGCCGGCCAAGTTCAGCTTCGCCGAGGCCGTGGAGCGGTACGTGCAGTCCACCGCCCGGCGGCCCCGCGGCTCTACGACGCGGGCGCTCCTGCGGCTGCTGTTTGGGCTGCTGCTCCTTGGCCTGCTCGCCCTGGCCCTGTACTTCCTGGTTCTGCAACCTCTGCAGGCCACCGTTGACCGCCTCTGA
- the SDR42E2 gene encoding putative short-chain dehydrogenase/reductase family 42E member 2 isoform X1, giving the protein MKPNPTGSSPEACKAAGQGEKSCPVCQACGSVSGPGSGVGLGSGPGPGPGAIPGSGLGPHAIPGRGSGPGIVSLGPGSGPGDVPGHRSGPSAVLEPRLGPRAVLGPGPGPNVPGRGEGSGAVPEPGTGPGTVPGPGPGLGPGPGPGSLPGAESVPWLRRGSGTGLKGSESMTAPTPALQQKTQAGPAEAPQQKVLVTGGGGYLGFSLGSSLARRGTPVILLDLRRPQWALPTGTEFIQADVRDETALYRAFEGVDCVFHVASYGMSGAEKHMDHYSRTKAIADQLTLLANGTPLPGGGTLRTCVLRPPGIYGPEEQRHLPRVASHIKRRLFMFRFGDRRTRMNWVHVSNLVQAHMLAAEALTVAKGYVASGQAYYINDGESVNLFEWMAPLFEKLGYSQPWIQVPTSCVYLAAAVMEHLHLALRPICSVPPLLTRSEVLNVAVTHTFQIAKARAQLGYAPAKFSFAEAVERYVQSTARRPRGSTTRALLRLLFGLLLLGLLALALYFLVLQPLQATVDRL; this is encoded by the exons ATGAAGCCCAACCCCACAGGCTCCTCCCCAGAGGCCTGCAAAGCTGCAGGCCAGGGCGAGAAGAGCTGTCCTGTCTGCCAGGCCTGTGGAAGCGTCTCAGGCCCAGGGTCTGGTGTAGGGTTGGGGTCTGGGCCTGGACCAGGGCCTGGTGCTATTCCAGGGTCTGGACTAGGGCCTCATGCTATTCCAGGACGTGGATCAGGGCCTGGTATTGTTTCGCTGGGGCCTGGGTCAGGACCTGGTGATGTTCCAGGACATAGATCAGGGCCTAGTGCTGTTCTGGAGCCCAGGCTGGGACCTCGTGCTGTTTTAGGGCCTGGACCAGGGCCTAATGTTCCAGGACGAGGGGAAGGATCTGGTGCTGTTCCGGAGCCTGGGACAGGACCTGGCACTGTTCCGGGTCCTGGACCAGGTCTGGGTCCTGGGCCAGGACCTGGGTCACTACCTGGGGCAGAGTCAGTGCCATGGCTTAGACGGGGATCTGGAACTGGTCTCAAAGGCAGTGAGTCAATGACAGCCCCAACACCAGCACTACAGCAGAAGACTCAAGCTGGACCTGCAGAGGCCCCTCAGCAGAAGGTTCTGGTGACTGGAGGAGGAGGCTACCTGGGCTTCAGcctgggttccagcctggccagGCGTGGCACACCCGTCATTCTGCTCGACCTCCGCAGACCCCAGTGGGCACTGCCCACAGGGACTGAGTTCATCCAG GCTGATGTCCGAGATGAAACAGCCCTGTACCGTGCCTTTGAAGGGGTGGACTGTGTCTTCCACGTGGCCTCCTATGGAATGTCTGGTGCTGAGAAG CACATGGACCACTACTCCCGAACCAAAGCCATTGCTGACCAGTTGACCCTCTTGGCCAATGGGACACCTCTCCCAG GAGGAGGCACTCTTCGGACATGTGTGCTCCGGCCCCCAGGGATCTATGGCCCTGAAGAGCAGAGGCACCTGCCCCGTGTGGCG AGCCACATCAAGAGGAGGCTGTTCATGTTCCGATTTGGGGACCGCAGGACACGGATGAACTGGGTTCACGTGAGCAATCTGGTGCAGGCACACATGCTGGCAGCTGAGGCCCTCACTGTGGCCAAGGGCTATGTGGCT AGTGGGCAGGCGTACTACATCAATGACGGGGAAAGCGTCAACCTCTTTGAGTGGATGGCCCCGCTG TTTGAGAAGCTGGGGTACAGCCAGCCCTGGATCCAGGTGCCTACTTCCTGTGTTTACCTGGCAG CCGCAGTGATGGAGCATCTGCATCTGGCCCTGAGACCCATCTGCAGTGTCCCTCCGCTGCTCACCCGGAGTGAG GTGCTCAACGTGGCAGTGACTCACACCTTCCAGATCGCGAAGGCCCGCGCTCAGCTGGGCTACGCGCCGGCCAAGTTCAGCTTCGCCGAGGCCGTGGAGCGGTACGTGCAGTCCACCGCCCGGCGGCCCCGCGGCTCTACGACGCGGGCGCTCCTGCGGCTGCTGTTTGGGCTGCTGCTCCTTGGCCTGCTCGCCCTGGCCCTGTACTTCCTGGTTCTGCAACCTCTGCAGGCCACCGTTGACCGCCTCTGA